ACCACGTCCAGGCAAAACCAATCAGCAAATCGCCCCAGAGGCGCGCCTTCCTACTTCGATACAGCTTGATGCCAATCCCAAACCACAGTCCTGTTATCAGCAGACTCAGAGCGGGTAGCCACCGCACCAGAGGGGCTTCGGCAAATACAGGAACCGAAACTAAAAATACTGACGCCATAAACAGCAAGAAGCGCTCTTGTAAAAGCGCCTGCCCCCAGCGAAGGGGAACCGATGGTAGGGAGCCGTTAACACACGAGCGCGAAGGAGGCGAGTAGGAAGACAAGGAATTCTTATAATTCAGTTCAACTTTTTTAACATAACACGAAAAATCCCCCCTGGGGGCATTCTTCAGGTTTCGATCATATCCATGCTTACTTCTCATTCAACTGGCCGATTCGGCAGTATTAGAGCAAACCTGAGATATGCACACCGATTTTTGTCACACCAGACACAAAGCCTAGTTTTAATTGACCAATTTGATGACTTTATGAGAGTCCTCTAGGGTATTATGACAAATCTGTTACATCTTGGCTGCTATTGCGTTTCACTAAATTGGATACAAAAATTAAGATCTATAAGATCTAGTGAAATCTGTATAGCCATCCTAACGGAAGACGAGCTTCCCGATGATGATGATGGAGGCATCTTGCCCTCAGCCAGTGGGCTTACGTGTAGTTGGCGACTGGTTGACACCTGAAAGAATTCACCTGCATGTTTGCTCAGTACTGTTGATTAGGATCACTGATTAGGCCAACCCACAATGATGATATCTGGACTACTGCCCCATAGTTTAATGGGCTATGAAACGCTGTGCTCCCTCTCCACGGCGTTATCTCAAGCTCCGACGCCCTCGGAGGGAACCGCTCTCATGGAAATGAATTTGTTTCGAGCGATTATCTTGGGTATTGTGCAAGGGCTGACCGAGTTCTTGCCCATCAGCAGCACGGCGCATCTTAAAGCGGTTCCGGTTGCCCTCGGTTGGGGAGATCCAGGGGTTGCATTCACCGCAGTAATTCAACTGGGGAGCATTGTCGCAATTCTCTGGTATTTCTGGGATGACCTGCGTTACGTCGTATCAGGGATGGCGCGGGCAATGATTAAGTCAGACTATGAGTCTAGAGATTTTCGCATTGGTCTCGGCATTATTTTAGGGACGGTTCCTATTATTGTCTTTGGCTTATTACTGAAAGCATTGGTTCCAGATTTAGATCGCTCACCCATTCGCAGCATGGGCGCGATCGCCATCGCATCCATTGTAATGGCCTTACTCCTCGCCTTAGCAGAGTATCTGGGCAGTCGTAAGCGAACCCTTGATAATCTAAAAATGCAGGACGGCATTTTGATGGGGTTGGGGCAAGCCCTAGCGCTGATTCCCGGTGTCTCTCGTTCTGGATCTACCCTCACCGCGGGTTTATTTTTAGGATTAGAGCGCTCCACCGCCGCCCGCTTCTCGTTTTTGCTTGGCATTCCCGCCATCACCCTCGCAGGACTCGTAGAGTTGAAGGGACTCCTAGAAATGGGACTTTCCGATATCGGGGTTGTGCCATTAATAGGCGGCTTAATTGCGGCCTTGGTGTCTTCGTATCTGGCGATCGCCTGGTTGATTCAGTTCCTCAAAACTCGTAGCACCTGGATTTTTGTGTGGTATCGCCTGGGCTTTGGGATTGCCATTTTAATAGCGATCGCCTCGGGTCACTTAAAGAACGTCTAGTCGTTAGTACTGGTTTCTATGGTTCCTAACCGTTGCAAACTGTAAAACCTTAAAGCACTCTCCAAAAGTCGGGCTATGGTGGGGACGGGCAGTGCGCAACGGAGTCAGGCGATGAGCAATGATTTTCAGCCACCCCCACCCCCAAAAGCCAAAGGTGGCGGCGTATGGAAATGAATTGCCATTGGTTGTGGTGGCACAACACTTCTCCTCATTGCGCTCGT
The nucleotide sequence above comes from Synechococcales cyanobacterium T60_A2020_003. Encoded proteins:
- a CDS encoding undecaprenyl-diphosphate phosphatase; translation: MGYETLCSLSTALSQAPTPSEGTALMEMNLFRAIILGIVQGLTEFLPISSTAHLKAVPVALGWGDPGVAFTAVIQLGSIVAILWYFWDDLRYVVSGMARAMIKSDYESRDFRIGLGIILGTVPIIVFGLLLKALVPDLDRSPIRSMGAIAIASIVMALLLALAEYLGSRKRTLDNLKMQDGILMGLGQALALIPGVSRSGSTLTAGLFLGLERSTAARFSFLLGIPAITLAGLVELKGLLEMGLSDIGVVPLIGGLIAALVSSYLAIAWLIQFLKTRSTWIFVWYRLGFGIAILIAIASGHLKNV